The Catalinimonas alkaloidigena genome has a segment encoding these proteins:
- a CDS encoding DUF3526 domain-containing protein, whose amino-acid sequence MFPLLFRNFLRATGVQIGLVLLFLLGLLSLYNGRQFLDRQAYQRREVVASQQEDLQRQLQFHPDDLGDVLYYVRFAFVNDTPPLAGLSLGQRDLHPSIQRVTIRTLEAQKYDADLQNPMHLLLGSLDFSFVVIYLFPLLIIAFTYHLISEERENGTWRLVAVQSRRLLGFVAQLFLVRAAVVIGLLLVLLLLALPWLDIPLDLLFLAFTALAVLYVLGWFGLSFWVASLYRDSRTNAAWLVSLWVLLLILLPAAANQWILMRSPLPDALETTLEQRKGYHEKWDFPQGVTMTKFYARYPQFKKYPLADTTAFNWPWYYAMQHMGDEAAATTSDAFQQKVTQRLKDSQQLSWWIPPLHTQFYLTALARTGLDNQLRFLENTTQFHERLRLFFYPQLFTNQSTNSVRWEELPVETFVDRAPLAYGAMFLPPLLFLLAGIGLGVLNFQRHRYSL is encoded by the coding sequence ATGTTCCCTCTTCTTTTCCGCAATTTCCTTCGTGCCACCGGCGTGCAAATCGGACTAGTCCTCCTTTTTCTGCTGGGGCTGCTCAGTTTGTACAACGGGCGGCAGTTTCTGGACCGGCAGGCGTACCAGCGACGGGAGGTGGTGGCTTCCCAGCAGGAAGACCTGCAGCGCCAGCTTCAGTTTCATCCCGATGATCTGGGTGATGTGTTGTACTACGTGCGCTTTGCCTTCGTCAACGACACCCCGCCCCTGGCCGGACTCAGCCTCGGTCAACGCGACCTGCACCCCTCGATTCAGCGGGTAACCATTCGTACGCTGGAAGCCCAGAAGTACGACGCCGACCTGCAGAATCCGATGCATCTGCTGTTGGGTTCGCTCGACTTCAGTTTTGTGGTGATTTACCTGTTTCCGCTTCTGATCATCGCCTTTACCTACCACCTGATCTCAGAAGAGCGGGAGAACGGTACCTGGCGGCTGGTAGCGGTGCAGAGCCGTCGCCTGCTGGGGTTCGTGGCGCAACTGTTTCTGGTGCGGGCGGCGGTCGTGATCGGCCTGCTGCTGGTGCTACTGCTGCTGGCGCTCCCCTGGCTGGACATTCCCCTCGACCTACTCTTCCTCGCGTTTACCGCGCTGGCGGTGCTCTACGTCCTCGGGTGGTTCGGGCTCAGCTTCTGGGTGGCTTCGCTGTACCGCGATTCCCGTACCAATGCCGCCTGGCTGGTATCCCTCTGGGTGCTGCTGCTGATCCTGCTGCCCGCCGCCGCCAACCAGTGGATTCTGATGCGCTCTCCGCTGCCAGACGCACTGGAGACCACCCTGGAGCAACGCAAGGGGTATCATGAAAAGTGGGACTTTCCCCAGGGCGTGACGATGACCAAGTTTTACGCGCGTTACCCGCAGTTCAAAAAATACCCGCTGGCCGATACGACAGCGTTCAACTGGCCCTGGTACTACGCCATGCAGCACATGGGCGACGAAGCCGCCGCCACCACGTCGGATGCGTTTCAACAAAAGGTCACCCAGCGCCTGAAGGACAGCCAACAGCTCAGCTGGTGGATTCCACCCCTGCACACGCAATTTTACCTGACAGCCCTAGCCCGAACCGGCCTGGACAATCAACTCCGTTTTCTGGAGAACACCACGCAGTTTCACGAGCGGCTGCGCCTCTTTTTCTATCCCCAACTCTTTACCAACCAATCCACAAATAGTGTCCGCTGGGAAGAGCTGCCGGTAGAAACGTTTGTCGACCGTGCCCCCCTGGCGTACGGCGCGATGTTTCTCCCGCCCCTCCTTTTTCTCCTGGCGGGAATCGGCCTGGGCGTCCTGAATTTCCAACGCCATCGCTACTCCCTTTGA
- a CDS encoding ABC transporter ATP-binding protein: MIETFALTKQYDPARPPALDQLNLRVQPGEIFCLLGQNGAGKTTTINLLLGFLPPTSGRALINGISVAESPQETRQHVAYLPETVMLYPNLTGLENLAFFSRLAGFRHASSTLHELLTRAGLPAEAHGRRVGTYSKGMRQKVGIAIALAKQAKALLLDEPTSGLDPKASNEFSALLTTLSQDGTAILMATHDIFRAREVGTHIGIMWQGQLMQTLATPQVTAQELESLYLQTVSS; encoded by the coding sequence ATGATTGAAACGTTTGCCCTGACCAAACAATACGACCCCGCCCGTCCGCCCGCCCTCGACCAACTGAACCTGCGGGTGCAGCCGGGGGAAATCTTCTGCCTGCTGGGACAGAACGGCGCCGGGAAAACCACCACCATCAACCTGCTCCTGGGCTTCCTCCCCCCGACCTCGGGACGAGCCCTCATCAACGGCATTTCGGTAGCGGAAAGTCCGCAGGAAACCCGGCAGCACGTGGCGTACCTGCCCGAAACCGTCATGTTATATCCGAACTTGACGGGACTGGAAAACCTGGCGTTCTTCTCCCGCCTGGCCGGATTTCGCCACGCCTCTTCCACCCTGCACGAGCTGCTGACCCGGGCGGGACTGCCGGCCGAGGCGCACGGACGGCGGGTCGGTACCTACTCGAAAGGCATGCGGCAGAAGGTGGGCATCGCCATTGCACTGGCCAAGCAAGCCAAGGCGCTGTTATTGGACGAACCGACCTCCGGGCTGGACCCCAAGGCCAGCAACGAGTTTTCTGCTCTGCTGACCACCCTGTCACAGGACGGAACGGCGATTCTGATGGCGACGCACGACATTTTCCGGGCCCGAGAAGTGGGCACCCACATCGGCATCATGTGGCAGGGGCAACTCATGCAGACTCTGGCGACCCCGCAGGTAACGGCGCAGGAACTGGAATCCCTCTACTTGCAGACCGTAAGCAGTTAA
- a CDS encoding succinylglutamate desuccinylase/aspartoacylase family protein: protein MTSFSVFPWVLLAGVFVSSPMLLRAQAPFVFQQVSVEPGTRQTFQIPVMSDQDTTFLPVVVVHGRRPGPVLGITAGVHGYEYAPILAGQLLLPRLDPDSLTGTVLLVPLANVPAFLGRSPYLNPLDRKNLNRVFPGNPDGSITERMADLITRLVIARADFFLDMHAGDAPEDLRPYVGYYTSPRLPDASAQGERMAQAMGFDHLVQFRVAPERLDEPSQYCSQEAFHRKIPAIDIECGKLGTTSSTELKRIVEGVMGLLRALEMWPGTPQQTPGQLMIRERYSVDSVHDGIFYPLKQSGEYVQEGMRVGYITDFFGQRLTEVHANATGVILYILGTPPVRQGETIVRIGVPDTRTPDR, encoded by the coding sequence ATGACATCATTTAGCGTATTCCCCTGGGTACTGCTGGCCGGTGTATTCGTCAGTAGCCCCATGCTCTTGCGGGCACAAGCCCCGTTTGTATTTCAGCAGGTTTCCGTCGAACCGGGCACGCGTCAGACGTTTCAAATTCCGGTTATGAGCGATCAGGATACTACCTTTTTACCCGTGGTGGTGGTCCACGGCCGACGTCCCGGTCCGGTGCTGGGCATCACTGCGGGGGTGCACGGCTACGAATACGCACCCATTCTGGCGGGTCAGCTGCTACTGCCGCGCCTCGATCCGGACTCGCTCACCGGCACCGTGCTCCTGGTCCCCCTGGCGAATGTACCCGCTTTTCTAGGACGCAGTCCTTACCTCAATCCGCTGGATCGTAAGAACCTGAACCGGGTCTTCCCAGGAAATCCTGACGGCAGCATTACCGAACGAATGGCTGACCTGATCACCCGCCTCGTGATCGCCCGAGCCGATTTCTTCCTCGACATGCACGCGGGCGACGCGCCCGAAGATCTACGACCCTACGTCGGTTACTACACCTCCCCACGGCTGCCCGACGCGTCGGCTCAGGGAGAGCGTATGGCCCAGGCCATGGGCTTCGACCATCTGGTACAATTTCGGGTCGCTCCCGAACGCCTGGACGAACCCAGCCAGTACTGCTCGCAGGAGGCCTTTCACCGAAAGATTCCGGCCATCGACATCGAATGCGGAAAACTGGGCACGACTTCCTCGACGGAACTGAAACGCATTGTAGAGGGCGTCATGGGACTGCTGCGTGCGCTGGAAATGTGGCCGGGCACGCCCCAGCAAACGCCCGGACAATTGATGATTCGGGAGCGATACAGTGTCGACAGTGTACACGACGGCATTTTCTACCCCCTGAAACAAAGCGGCGAGTACGTGCAGGAAGGCATGCGGGTAGGCTACATCACGGACTTTTTCGGCCAACGCCTCACGGAGGTGCATGCCAACGCCACCGGAGTGATCCTTTACATCTTGGGCACGCCCCCAGTTCGCCAGGGTGAAACGATCGTCCGGATCGGCGTGCCCGACACCCGGACGCCGGATCGTTAA
- a CDS encoding aminotransferase class V-fold PLP-dependent enzyme: MKKAGGLSAGLMVGSLLPTSVLPRLREARRQRAHLSATALARDETYWNEIRQAYRVAPDFINLENGYYSLVAEPVLRAQEEDLRRINAHHSFYMRRDFKEDRARLVEQVATLAGCAPEELSLCRNTTEALDTVIMGLQLAPGDEALLTSQDYYSMLQCFAMRTRRFGTVNTLIDLPFHPRSDKEIVAAYEKAITPRTKVLLVTHLINTTGQILPVRKIADMAHRHGVEVISDSAHAFAHTDFKIPDLGCDYLGASLHKWLGAPLGTGILYIKKEKIPNVWPLFGDDTYPADDIRKFDHIGTLPCHNDLAIAEAIAFHAQIGAQAKEERLRYLTTYWRDQVKDLPGVVINTPQEAHRYCAIANVGIQGMDSKELAAMLFDKYRIFTVAKDILEVKGVRVTPHLYTSLADLDHLVSALREMTA; encoded by the coding sequence ATGAAAAAGGCAGGGGGGCTCTCGGCCGGGTTGATGGTCGGCTCCCTGCTGCCTACTTCGGTGCTGCCACGACTCCGGGAAGCGCGTCGCCAACGGGCGCATCTGTCGGCGACAGCGCTGGCTCGCGACGAAACCTACTGGAACGAGATCCGGCAGGCGTATCGGGTCGCTCCCGACTTTATCAACCTGGAAAACGGCTACTACAGCCTGGTGGCCGAGCCGGTCCTGCGGGCACAGGAAGAAGACCTGCGGCGGATCAACGCCCACCATTCTTTTTACATGCGCCGCGACTTCAAAGAAGACCGGGCCCGGCTGGTGGAGCAGGTGGCTACGCTGGCGGGCTGTGCGCCGGAGGAACTAAGTCTGTGCCGCAACACCACCGAAGCGCTGGATACCGTCATCATGGGTCTGCAACTGGCACCGGGCGACGAAGCCCTCCTGACTTCGCAGGATTACTACAGCATGTTGCAGTGCTTTGCCATGCGTACCCGCCGCTTCGGCACGGTCAACACCCTCATCGACCTGCCGTTTCATCCCCGGTCAGACAAGGAAATTGTGGCTGCCTACGAGAAGGCGATCACCCCCCGCACCAAGGTGCTTTTGGTCACCCACCTGATCAACACAACCGGACAGATCCTGCCCGTCCGCAAGATCGCCGACATGGCCCACCGGCATGGCGTCGAGGTCATCTCCGATTCGGCACATGCGTTTGCACACACCGATTTCAAGATCCCGGATTTGGGCTGCGACTACCTGGGTGCGAGCCTACACAAGTGGTTGGGCGCTCCGCTGGGAACGGGCATTCTCTACATCAAAAAGGAAAAAATTCCGAACGTCTGGCCTCTGTTCGGCGACGATACCTACCCGGCCGACGACATCCGCAAGTTTGACCACATCGGGACGCTGCCGTGCCACAACGACCTCGCCATTGCGGAGGCCATCGCGTTTCACGCGCAGATCGGGGCGCAGGCGAAGGAAGAGCGGTTGCGCTACCTGACGACGTACTGGCGCGATCAGGTGAAAGACCTGCCAGGCGTGGTGATCAACACGCCACAGGAAGCGCATCGCTACTGTGCCATTGCCAACGTGGGTATTCAAGGGATGGACTCGAAGGAGCTGGCGGCCATGCTGTTCGACAAGTACCGGATTTTCACCGTCGCCAAGGACATCCTGGAGGTGAAAGGCGTGCGAGTAACGCCCCATCTTTACACTTCCCTGGCCGACCTAGATCATTTGGTGAGTGCCCTCCGGGAGATGACCGCTTAA
- a CDS encoding TonB-dependent receptor, translating to MWGWALVFILVSGSAWAQGTRCTLSGQVVDRTQAGLPGATVVVVALEGATSSRGTATDAQGQFVLARLRPGAYEVTVRHIGYQTRTDTVQLRQPYQKWEVRLDPVTQELAGVTITQTDQTPDPIPSLPTLVIDQAFLRRYQAAGNFAEALEKLPGLSAITTGTGIGKPVIRGMSFNRIQVNDKGIAQQGQQWGADHGLEIDPYDLERVAIVKGPGALRYGSDAMGGVIALQPPEFPPVGEGQAELYQVYKGNNSLWGTSGVVRGQTSRHTYRLRLSTQDYADYRVPASTFTYNRYVLPIEGERLKNSAGQERNVAGSWGWRNDHWQLQVHGSHFAQRVGLFTGSHGIPRAYQLAHDGNYRNQDLPRQVNHHDKLLVNATWLRPGGWWELDLGYQRNDRREESLPHAHGYYGPLPEDNLGLGLVLQTGTAHLRWHHSLGAQHQQVWGLSFQQQRNRRSGFEFLLPDYTSGSTGLFGIHTWQPHPAWTWEGGVRVDGARHQIAAYREPVYDTTGTWQFDRQRNPSIDRSFGNLSGALGVRWEPRESLRVKVHAGTSFRMPTPVELSANGMHHGTMRHEVGDADLRSERGWQGDLAVEWTPRPSFFLSLSPFFSYYDNYLYLRPSVQYALRLPPSEFFPEGEWFSLAEAGQIYRYVQARAVYTGGEWQVRYQPLRGVTLLTAVEYVWNQNLNEATPLPFTPPFSCLQEAEWSLLQDRKRVQNLFVRVSYHQFAAQRRVDRNEPATPGYALVETAAGITLAFDAWSCTLEWQVRNLLDERYMNHLSRYRLLNLPEPGRNHVVSLRVPLRWKTSVRDQPN from the coding sequence CCTGGAGGGAGCTACTTCCTCCCGGGGAACCGCTACGGATGCGCAGGGGCAGTTTGTGCTGGCACGCCTGCGACCGGGTGCCTACGAGGTTACCGTCCGCCATATCGGCTATCAGACCCGAACGGACACGGTACAGCTACGGCAACCTTATCAGAAATGGGAGGTCCGGCTCGATCCCGTCACGCAGGAGCTAGCGGGTGTCACCATTACGCAGACTGACCAGACGCCTGATCCCATTCCTTCGTTACCGACGCTCGTCATCGATCAGGCGTTTCTGCGGCGTTACCAGGCGGCGGGCAACTTTGCCGAAGCGCTGGAAAAATTACCGGGGTTGAGCGCCATCACCACCGGCACGGGCATTGGCAAACCGGTGATCCGGGGCATGAGTTTCAACCGCATTCAGGTCAACGACAAAGGAATTGCCCAGCAGGGACAGCAATGGGGCGCAGACCATGGTCTGGAAATCGATCCCTACGACCTGGAACGGGTGGCCATTGTGAAGGGCCCTGGTGCTCTTCGCTACGGATCGGACGCCATGGGCGGCGTGATCGCCCTGCAACCGCCCGAGTTTCCACCCGTGGGGGAGGGGCAGGCAGAACTCTATCAGGTCTACAAAGGCAACAACAGCCTATGGGGAACGTCCGGGGTGGTGCGGGGGCAGACGTCACGGCACACCTACCGGCTACGCCTCTCCACACAGGATTACGCCGACTACCGGGTGCCGGCCTCGACCTTTACTTATAACCGCTACGTGCTGCCCATCGAAGGGGAACGGCTGAAAAACTCGGCCGGCCAGGAACGGAACGTCGCCGGATCGTGGGGGTGGCGCAACGACCACTGGCAGCTGCAGGTCCACGGCAGTCACTTCGCCCAGCGGGTCGGCCTGTTTACCGGCTCGCACGGCATTCCCCGCGCCTACCAATTGGCCCACGATGGCAACTACCGCAACCAGGATCTGCCCCGCCAGGTGAATCATCACGACAAACTGCTGGTTAACGCCACCTGGTTACGTCCCGGAGGCTGGTGGGAACTGGACTTGGGCTACCAGCGCAACGACCGTCGGGAAGAGTCCCTGCCCCATGCGCATGGGTACTACGGTCCGCTGCCGGAAGACAACCTGGGCCTGGGGCTGGTGCTGCAAACCGGCACGGCCCACCTGCGCTGGCACCATTCGCTCGGCGCTCAACACCAGCAAGTGTGGGGCCTCTCGTTCCAGCAGCAACGCAACCGCCGGAGCGGGTTCGAATTTCTGTTACCCGACTACACCTCGGGCAGTACCGGGCTTTTCGGCATTCATACCTGGCAACCGCATCCGGCCTGGACATGGGAGGGCGGCGTGCGCGTCGACGGAGCCCGGCACCAGATTGCCGCCTACCGGGAGCCGGTGTACGATACCACCGGAACCTGGCAGTTTGATCGGCAGCGCAATCCGTCGATCGACCGTTCGTTCGGCAATCTGTCGGGCGCGCTGGGAGTCCGATGGGAGCCGCGGGAGTCGCTGCGGGTCAAGGTCCATGCCGGAACCAGCTTTCGGATGCCGACACCGGTGGAACTGTCGGCGAACGGGATGCACCACGGCACGATGCGCCACGAAGTAGGCGACGCCGACCTGCGTTCGGAGCGGGGCTGGCAGGGGGACCTTGCCGTAGAATGGACGCCCCGGCCTTCGTTTTTCCTTTCGCTCTCGCCCTTTTTCAGTTATTACGACAACTACCTCTACCTGCGTCCCTCGGTGCAGTATGCGCTCCGGCTGCCGCCCAGCGAGTTCTTTCCGGAAGGAGAGTGGTTTTCCCTGGCCGAAGCCGGTCAGATTTACCGCTACGTGCAGGCCCGGGCGGTCTATACCGGCGGCGAGTGGCAGGTCCGCTACCAACCCCTGCGCGGCGTCACGCTCCTCACCGCCGTAGAGTATGTCTGGAACCAGAACCTGAACGAGGCCACCCCGCTTCCGTTTACACCCCCGTTTTCGTGTTTGCAGGAGGCGGAATGGAGCCTGCTCCAGGACCGGAAACGTGTGCAGAACCTTTTCGTGCGCGTCAGCTACCATCAGTTCGCCGCCCAGCGCCGGGTCGACCGGAACGAACCGGCCACGCCCGGTTACGCACTGGTGGAAACGGCCGCAGGAATCACCCTGGCGTTCGACGCCTGGTCGTGTACGCTGGAATGGCAGGTGCGGAATCTGCTGGACGAACGCTACATGAACCACCTGAGCCGCTACCGGCTGTTGAATCTGCCGGAGCCCGGACGGAACCACGTCGTGTCCCTGCGTGTGCCCCTCCGGTGGAAAACTTCTGTACGGGATCAGCCGAACTAG